In the genome of Macrobrachium nipponense isolate FS-2020 chromosome 34, ASM1510439v2, whole genome shotgun sequence, one region contains:
- the LOC135207854 gene encoding zinc finger protein 347-like produces MGDSVIEEAMIASSLMEDAIIDGTYDDYADMSSFSANLCDVVQEDMGMYDAPDEQDMYNSKTKRLICKRCGKAFRNKILLKKHTAMHTKDNVFDCEECDKKFSRKESLTRHMLVHSGMKFYECFECGRMFNQNGHLRTHMLTHTKEKNFQCDSCNMKFARKDNLKRHYLLHSRKKSFECSICAKRFNQNGHLESHMLTHTQEKNFECEQCFMKFARRDTLKRHMLVHTREKAFECDSCSAKFVQNSHLKAHLLVHTREKKFNCPDCDKSFARKGSLKRHMCVHTGERNFECTECGKTFVQKTHLNKHQSIHSGTRDKMNDENVDEFLENINKVEVHILSPSKVGKNGKPVKRRNRRCLKNSQAGKGGGSKKGTSNSATNNSVNTQAGEASKADPSLSADGTACKVKDESAAVSKPGSGGKPASGDQNASKNQSASGAQPVSGSGSASGNQPVRAQQGTMTNIQQQNSLQPVGVNNVHCPPGDVRSPPVNIESENPDGSQMQPNNLLANSNSVMALALLDHFLTGNESQENVAAAEESGGKGKGNNQWGQKTQQELLAAQTLSAIGQRASVVNENHQGYPQAPCINPQMPSCNMQPVPQGVLASGPAAAMKIRPPAGAQWIPQDKALVHPQNIVYNVPPPAHEIFRYYSPANMPLHHPSNRYPDGSCIPADMRATPRKPKYPQKVLLSPGEWQQMPMHPGGMNATMPMYAHTKHPSDPPRMLDRP; encoded by the coding sequence ATGGGTGACTCTGTAATAGAGGAGGCCATGATTGCCTCCTCCCTGATGGAAGACGCCATCATAGATGGCACCTACGATGATTATGCCGACATGAGCTCGTTCAGTGCCAACTTGTGCGATGTCGTTCAGGAGGACATGGGGATGTATGATGCTCCTGATGAACAGGACATGTACAATAGCAAAACAAAGCGCCTGATCTGTAAGAGGTGTGGGAAGGCATTTAGGAATAAGATCTTGCTGAAGAAGCACACAGCCATGCACACGAAAGATAACGTGTTCGATTGCGAAGAGTGCGACAAGAAGTTTAGCCGGAAGGAGAGCCTCACCAGGCACATGCTGGTTCATTCCGGCATGAAGTTTTACGAGTGTTTCGAGTGCGGCCGAATGTTCAACCAGAACGGCCATCTTAGAACACACATGCTTACCCACACCAAGGAGAAAAACTTTCAGTGTGATAGTTGTAACATGAAGTTTGCTCGTAAAGATAATTTGAAAAGGCACTATCTCTTACACAGTCGTAAGAAGTCGTTCGAGTGTTCTATCTGTGCAAAACGGTTTAACCAGAACGGACATTTGGAGTCCCACATGCTCACGCACACACAAGAGAAGAACTTTGAGTGCGAACAGTGTTTTATGAAGTTTGCTCGAAGGGACACTCTCAAAAGACATATGCTTGTTCATACCCGAGAGAAAGCCTTTGAGTGCGACAGTTGCAGTGCAAAGTTTGTTCAGAATTCACACCTGAAAGCCCATCTCCTCGTTCATACCCGTGAAAAGAAATTCAATTGTCCTGATTGCGACAAATCGTTTGCCAGGAAGGGGAGTCTGAAGCGTCACATGTGCGTCCACACAGGAGAGCGTAACTTTGAATGTACAGAGTGCGGGAAGACTTTCGTGCAGAAGACTCACCTGAATAAGCACCAGTCGATACACTCTGGAACCAGGGACAAAATGAACGACGAAAACGTCGACGAGTTCCTGGAGAACATTAATAAAGTGGAGGTTCATATCCTGAGTCCATCCAAAGTGGGCAAGAATGGGAAGCCCGTGAAGCGAAGAAATAGAAGATGTTTAAAAAACTCTCAGGCTGGAAAAGGGGGGGGATCGAAGAAGGGAACGTCAAATTCAGCGACTAACAATTCGGTTAACACACAAGCTGGAGAGGCCTCCAAGGCTGACCCCAGCCTGTCTGCAGATGGGACTGCCTGTAAAGTAAAAGATGAGTCTGCAGCTGTAAGTAAGCCTGGCTCAGGAGGTAAGCCTGCCTCAGGAGATCAGAATGCCTCCAAAAATCAGTCTGCGTCAGGAGCCCAGCCTGTATCAGGAAGTGGGTCGGCTTCAGGAAATCAGCCTGTAAGGGCCCAGCAAGGAACAATGACGAACATTCAACAGCAAAATTCGCTTCAGCCTGTGGGAGTCAATAACGTGCATTGTCCCCCTGGTGATGTGAGGAGTCCGCCAGTCAACATCGAGTCTGAAAACCCGGATGGATCTCAGATGCAACCCAACAACCTTCTGGCCAACAGCAATTCAGTGATGGCTCTGGCTCTGCTAGATCACTTTCTAACTGGCAATGAATCTCAGGAGAATGTAGCTGCGGCAGAAGAATCCGGTGGGAAGGGAAAAGGAAATAACCAGTGGGGTCAGAAGACACAGCAGGAGCTCCTGGCAGCCCAGACGCTGTCTGCAATTGGCCAAAGAGCTTCGGTGGTGAATGAGAACCACCAGGGCTACCCCCAGGCCCCATGCATCAATCCACAAATGCCTTCTTGTAACATGCAGCCTGTTCCGCAGGGTGTTTTGGCTTCGGGACCTGCTGCTGCCATGAAGATCAGGCCCCCAGCTGGTGCCCAGTGGATCCCCCAAGACAAAGCTCTCGTTCATCCGCAGAACATTGTCTACAATGTTCCCCCTCCGGCCCACGAAATCTTTCGATACTACTCGCCCGCTAATATGCCTTTACATCATCCGTCGAATCGCTATCCAGACGGTTCGTGCATTCCAGCTGACATGCGAGCGACGCCCAGAAAGCCCAAGTATCCACAGAAGGTGTTATTGTCACCGGGAGAGTGGCAGCAGATGCCGATGCATCCTGGCGGGATGAACGCGACCATGCCCATGTACGCTCACACCAAACACCCTTCAGACCCGCCCCGCATGTTAGACAGACCCTGA